In the Neospora caninum Liverpool complete genome, chromosome Ia genome, one interval contains:
- a CDS encoding putative N-glycosylase/DNA lyase, which produces MRDMNEKEKKEKKQMTEENEKKEKKENEKKEKKENEKKEKEKKEMREKEMKMGETQKTRKKCMYSDTRKANAAAAQRLGVKAGEGDEGGDAARRPERDFDRTEEEREVEALRAFFNLDVSLVELRKQWETRKETVHGSASVAGASGGAVAAPARQAKQKRIKAQTVDEKNESGRGKATQEAAVGEENGTRDRSSGVGRVLQIPVVECFFSFLCSSNNNVPRIAQMVRALRNSYGDLLVTGSGDGDRKDKKRAQESLEVGEEGQGERRSEKERGLSDSSLPIKVQGASFSLSSSSPAPCLPSRSASALSSPGSAPFAFASSVSFVSAKVARSDAIRVNLRDIPILLASTPQLTWHAFPSCSSLARATEEDLKKLGLGYRARLLLSAAKALDALGGDTFLLSLQQKARRRKDNPDAEESEDSVFAVEREIRDALLPFA; this is translated from the exons ATGAGGGACAtgaacgagaaggagaagaaggagaagaagcagatgacggaagagaatgagaagaaggagaagaaggagaatgagaagaaggagaagaaggagaatgagaagaaggagaaggagaagaaggagatgagggagaaggagatgaagatgggggagacacagaagacgaggaagaa gtgtatgtacagcgaCACACGAAAGGCGAATGCGGCGGCAGCGCAGCGCCTCGGGGTCAAAgcaggcgagggagacgagggaggagacgcggcgagaagaccgGAAAGGGATTTCGAcaggacagaggaagaacgcgaagtAGAGGCGCTGAGAGCGTTTTTCAACTTGGATGTGTCACTTGTCGAGTTGCGAAAGCA GTGGGAAACTCGCAAGGAAACCGTGCACGGGTCTGCGTCTGTCGCTGGAGCATCCGGAGGTGCCGTGGCGGCGCCCGCTCGGcaagcgaagcagaaacggaTCAAGGCCCAAACGGTtgacgagaagaacgagagcgGTCGCGGGAAAGCGACGCAGGAAGCGGCGGTcggcgaagagaacgggacAAGAGACAGGTCCTCAGGCGTGGGGCGCGTTCTGCAAATTCCCGTCGTAgagtgttttttctcctttctctgctcctcgAACAACAACGTGCCGCG GATTGCGCAAATGGTGCGGGCCTTGCGCAACTCGTACGGTGACCTCCTCGTCACGGGCAgtggggacggagacaggaaagacaaaaagagagcgcAGGAAAGCCTCGAGGTaggcgaagaaggacaaggagagaggcgcagcgagaaagagagaggcctgTCTGATTCTTCCCTTCCTATCAAGGTCCAGggtgcgtctttctctctctcgtcttcttcgccagcgccttgccttccttctcgttctgcctctgctctctcgtcgcctggTTCCGCTCCGTTCGCCTTTGCCTcgagcgtctccttcgtttctgcgaAGGTAGCACGCTCCGACGCCATTCGGGTCAACCTCCGAGATATCCCGATCCTGCTCGCCTCTACGCCGCAACTCACGTGgcatgcgtttccctcttgttcgtccctcgcgcgcgcgacagaagaagaccTGAAGAAGCTCG GTCTCGGGTACCGCGCCAGGCTTCTGCTCTCGGCAGCCAAGGCCCTCGACGCCCTCGGAGGAGACaccttccttctgtctctccagcagaaagcacgcaggagaaaagacaaccccgacgcagaagaaagtgaagacTCGGTCTTtgcagtggagagagaaattCGAGACGCTCTTCTGCCGTTCGCGTAA